In Marinobacter sp. LQ44, the following are encoded in one genomic region:
- the ispE gene encoding 4-(cytidine 5'-diphospho)-2-C-methyl-D-erythritol kinase codes for MSNSITLPSPAKLNLFLHIVGRRPDGYHELQTLFQFLDYGDEITFTLTPGDARIRLEEPVPGVPDDDNLIIRAARALAERASHALPGVTIRIQKRLPMGGGLGGGSSNAATTLVALNHLWELHLDENELAELGLDLGADVPVFVRGRSAIGEGVGEKLTPVNPPEDWFVVLKPDCEINTGKIFSEEGLTRDTPKMTIAPAFEGDASRYRNDCEDVVRKLYPEVNQSLEWLSQFGPARLTGTGACIFGRFPTESAARIIWESKPSGITGFVAKGVNISPLHQKLTELK; via the coding sequence ATGAGCAACAGCATTACCCTGCCCTCGCCGGCCAAGCTCAACCTGTTCCTGCACATCGTGGGCAGACGACCCGATGGCTATCACGAACTACAAACCCTGTTTCAGTTTCTCGATTACGGCGACGAGATCACCTTCACCCTGACCCCGGGGGATGCCCGCATACGCCTTGAGGAACCGGTTCCCGGGGTACCTGACGACGACAACCTCATTATTCGCGCAGCCCGTGCCCTGGCCGAACGCGCCAGCCATGCATTGCCCGGCGTGACGATCCGCATTCAAAAACGACTTCCCATGGGCGGCGGCCTCGGGGGCGGCAGCTCCAACGCCGCGACCACCCTGGTGGCACTAAACCACCTCTGGGAACTGCATCTTGATGAAAACGAGCTTGCCGAGCTGGGCCTGGATCTGGGCGCCGATGTACCGGTGTTCGTTCGCGGCCGCTCCGCCATTGGCGAAGGGGTGGGTGAAAAGCTCACGCCCGTCAATCCGCCGGAAGACTGGTTTGTGGTCCTCAAGCCTGACTGCGAAATAAACACCGGGAAGATTTTTTCGGAAGAAGGGTTGACAAGGGACACCCCAAAAATGACAATAGCGCCCGCTTTTGAGGGAGACGCCTCGAGGTACCGAAACGACTGTGAGGATGTAGTTCGCAAACTGTATCCGGAGGTTAACCAGAGCCTGGAATGGCTTTCACAATTCGGACCTGCAAGATTAACCGGAACCGGGGCTTGCATTTTTGGACGTTTCCCGACAGAATCCGCAGCCCGGATTATCTGGGAAAGCAAACCCTCCGGCATCACGGGGTTCGTAGCTAAAGGGGTGAACATATCACCTCTACACCAAAAGCTAACAGAGCTGAAATGA
- a CDS encoding 50S ribosomal protein L25/general stress protein Ctc → MSQDFVIEAFPRDDQGKGASRRLRREERKIPAIIYGGGKDATPVAIWHNELKKAIENEAFFSHILTIDIQGKKESVILKDLQRHPYKLLLTHADFLRVDKDHEIRVNVPLHFINEDTAPAVKLQGGVVSHTMTEVEVICLPQNLPEFIEVDLTDVAMDQVVHLSDLKLPKGVQVAALLQGEDHDQPVASIHKPKGAKADDAEAAEGEEGGEE, encoded by the coding sequence ATGTCTCAGGATTTTGTTATTGAAGCATTTCCTCGTGACGATCAGGGGAAAGGTGCGAGCCGCCGCCTGCGTCGCGAAGAGCGTAAGATTCCGGCCATCATCTACGGTGGCGGCAAAGACGCAACTCCGGTCGCCATCTGGCACAACGAGCTGAAAAAGGCCATCGAAAACGAAGCCTTCTTCTCTCACATCCTGACCATCGACATTCAGGGCAAGAAAGAAAGCGTGATCCTGAAAGATCTGCAGCGCCACCCGTACAAGCTGCTGCTGACCCACGCCGACTTCCTGCGCGTTGACAAGGACCACGAGATCCGCGTTAACGTACCGCTGCACTTCATCAACGAAGACACCGCACCGGCCGTAAAACTGCAGGGTGGCGTTGTTTCCCACACCATGACTGAAGTGGAAGTTATCTGTCTGCCGCAGAACCTGCCTGAGTTCATCGAAGTCGACCTGACGGACGTCGCCATGGACCAGGTTGTCCACCTGAGCGACCTGAAACTGCCGAAGGGTGTTCAGGTTGCTGCCCTGCTGCAGGGTGAAGACCACGACCAGCCGGTTGCCTCTATCCACAAGCCGAAAGGCGCCAAGGCGGACGACGCCGAAGCAGCCGAAGGCGAGGAAGGCGGCGAGGAGTAA
- a CDS encoding ribose-phosphate diphosphokinase: MSKLMIFAGNANPELARDIARKLHIPMGQATVGRFSDGETTVEINENVRGHDVFIIQPTCYPTNDNLMELIVMADALRRASATRITAVIPYYGYARQDRRVRSTRVAISAKVVADMISSIGVDRVLTVDLHADQIQGFFDIPVDNIYATPVLLEDIEKQRFENFVVVSPDVGGVVRARAVAKRLDDADLAIIDKRRPKANVSQVMHIIGDVRDKTCILVDDIVDTAGTLCKAANALKEHGASRVVAYITHPVLSGPAIENINNSELDELVVCDTIPLGDKAKNCDRIRPLSMAGLLAESIRRVSNEESISAMFENV, from the coding sequence GTGTCCAAATTGATGATCTTCGCTGGCAATGCCAACCCTGAACTGGCGCGCGATATTGCCAGGAAACTGCATATTCCCATGGGCCAGGCCACCGTTGGCCGTTTCAGCGATGGTGAAACCACCGTTGAGATCAATGAAAATGTTCGTGGTCACGACGTTTTCATTATCCAGCCCACCTGCTACCCCACCAACGACAACCTGATGGAACTGATCGTAATGGCCGACGCCCTGCGTCGTGCATCTGCCACACGAATCACTGCCGTTATTCCTTACTACGGCTATGCCCGTCAGGATCGTCGCGTTCGCTCTACCCGGGTAGCCATCAGCGCCAAAGTGGTCGCCGACATGATTTCCAGCATTGGCGTGGATCGCGTGCTGACCGTAGACCTGCACGCCGACCAGATTCAGGGCTTCTTCGATATCCCGGTGGACAACATCTACGCCACCCCGGTGCTGCTTGAAGACATCGAAAAGCAGCGGTTCGAAAACTTTGTAGTCGTATCTCCGGACGTAGGCGGCGTTGTCCGCGCCCGCGCCGTTGCCAAGCGCCTGGACGATGCCGATCTGGCCATCATCGACAAACGCCGCCCCAAGGCCAACGTGTCCCAGGTAATGCACATCATCGGTGACGTCCGCGACAAAACCTGCATCCTGGTGGATGACATCGTCGACACCGCCGGCACACTGTGCAAAGCCGCCAACGCGCTCAAAGAGCACGGCGCCTCCCGCGTGGTTGCCTACATTACTCACCCGGTACTTTCCGGCCCAGCCATCGAGAACATCAACAACTCGGAGCTGGACGAGCTGGTGGTGTGCGACACCATCCCGCTGGGTGACAAAGCCAAAAATTGTGATAGAATCCGCCCCCTCAGCATGGCTGGGCTGCTCGCCGAATCCATTCGCCGCGTGAGCAACGAAGAGTCCATCAGTGCCATGTTCGAGAACGTCTGA